Genomic segment of Niallia taxi:
TCCATGACAAAAAATAAACAAATAGAAAAGTACTTAAAGAAGGAAATTGATTGGAGCGTTAAGGGGTGAGTCTCCTACAGGATTAACGCGACAGGCGAGACCCATCAGGCGTATATGCCGATGCCTCTCGCCCTGTAACGGAAATCAATTCCCCCCTTTTAATATGTTTAAAATCATTCCTGAATGTGTTTGTCTACGAAAAAAAAGCGGGCAATTGCCCGCTTTTTATCTAATCTTCTATTCCAAACTGCTTGCCGGACCAAAAAATTCAAAATGAATATTTTCTGCTGGCACTTCTAATGCTTTCAAATGAGAGTTTATCATTTTCATAAATACAGTTGGTCCGCAGAAATAGAAATCTGCATCCTTGCTTGGAATAATAGACTGTAGCCATTCTAAATCCATAAACCCTTCTTTATCATATGCCTTCTCTTCTAAATCTTGTTGCGTTGGTTCGGAGTATGCCACATAACTTCTAATATTTGCATGCTTTTCAGCTAATTCTTGCAGCTCTGCTTTCAATCCATGTACAGAGCTGTTCAATGCACCATGAATAAACACTACTTCTCTCTCTGGCTGCTCCTTAACAATCGTGTTAAGCATGCTGATCATTGGTGTAATACCAACACCGCCGCTAATCAATACAACTGGCGTTTCTTTATTATCAAGAACAAATTCTCCAGCAGGTGCACTTATTTCTAGTATAGAACCTGTTTGCACATCTTTGTGCAAATAATTAGAAACTACCCCATGTTCTTCTCTTTTAACGCTTATTCGATAGTAAGATTTGCCTGCTGCATCAGATAAGCTGTAATGACGTATATGAGAATACTCTTCTCCCTCTGGATGAACTCTGACTGTCAAATATTGTCCTGGAAGGAAGGAAGCAATTGCCTTTCCATCTTCCGGCTCTAAATAGAAGGAAGTTATACAGTCGCTTTCTGCCACTTTTTTTGTAACAACAAAGCTTCTAAAGCCTTCCCAGCCGCCAGCCTGCTCTTTTGCTTCTTGGTACATATCCTTTTCGATTCCGATAAATGCATCTGCAATGACGCCATAAGCTTCACCCCATGCACCGATAATCTCATCTGTTGCCGCATCCCCTAATACTTCCTTGATTGAATTAAGTAATGTCTCACCAACAATTGGATAATGCTCTGGCAATACACCTAATGCCCGGTGTTTTTGAGCAATTTGCTTAACAACTGGAATTATCGCACCTAATTTATCAATATGAAGAGCTGCTGCATAAACAGTATTAGCTAGTGCTGTTTGCTGCTTCCCTTCTCTTTGGTTAGCATGATTGAAAATATTCAATAACTCCGGATGTTTAGTAAATAGTGTTTTGTAAAAGTGAGTTGTTATCGCTGTTCCATGCACTTCTAGTACAGGCACAGTACTCTTAATAATTTCGATTGTTTTTTCGTTTAACATGATTACTTCCCCCATAATTTAAACATGTATTTGTTTTACATGTTTCTATTATACTTAACTTATTTATAAAAGATATATATCTAATACATCTTTCATAAATTTGTCACAATTACATCAGAAACAGTTTGGTGCTATAATAAAGAGAGCTTCAATGGAGGTTTTCTAATGAGATTAACAAATTATACGGATTATTCTTTACGCGTATTAGTATATTTAGGATTAAAAAAAACCGGTCAGTTGAGTACTATTCAAGAAATTGCTGATACATATAATATTTCTAAAAACCACTTGATGAAAATAATTCATCACCTTGGTAAGCTCGGTTATATAGAAACAATCAGAGGACGTAACGGCGGTATAAAGCTTGCAATGAACCCCACTGAAATCAATATCGGAAAAGTAGTTTTAGCAACAGAAGAGGATTTTCATATTGTCAATTGTTTTAGTGAAGGCAGGAATTATTGTATACTTACCCCTTCCTGCAAGCTTAAGCACGCATTAAATGAAGCACTGATGGCTTTTTTATCTGTTTTAAACAGCTATACTTTAGCTGATTTCCTTCATAATAATGATGAATTGAATGCTTTAATCGGCAACCCTTTTTCTGATAAATAGAAGGAAGAAAACCTCAAACTTTTATGCGTTTGAGGTTTTCTTCCTTTCTAACTATTTAAACGACCGATAATTTAAAGGATTTTACCATTTTTGCTTTTCGTCAAGAACAGTATGACCTTCATCACACTCATTCTTTAATACTTCTAATCGTCTTATTCTTTTACCAGTTAGATGCGATAATATTTGTAGGAACAGATGCATTAATTTACTGCTGTCACCATTGTTCATTATTAATCTTTCCAATATTCACACCTCATTTGTTTTTACTAATTATACCATTTGAATTAGGCATCATCCTAAAATTTAAAAGGAATTTTAAACAAATGAATTAATAAAGTGATAATAATAATGGATATTAGGTAGGCTCTTCCTGGTTTTTGCTGATGCAAGGCAATAACAGAAAACATGACAAGATCAAATATAAAGGAATACTCAAATTTCCAGCCGTTTTGATAGGATATTCTCCCCGTAATATAAAGGATTAACTCTACTATTATGTAGACAACTGACCATATTACTATATATGGAATCCTTTTTGACCAACGCGAAGGAAAATGTGAAAGAAACAGAAATACACTGATAGGCATTGTTATAAGTGCGTATGTAATGACAACCATTTCATGACCGTAAAAGAAATCAGGATGGAACTTCCACAATGTATCCTCCTTAACGATATACTCGTAAAGTAGTCCGCCAGTCGAAATAAATAACATGCTGGCATGATATTCCCGCCAGTTTTTCCAATCTCCCCACTTAAAAGAGGCTAAAATAGTAAGAAGTGTGATGGCAACGTGCATCAAACACAACCCTTTCAGATAATAATATAGGAAAGAGAATCATCTCTGAATAATTAAGAAGAGAGAACCTTTTTATATATACTTTCCATTTATGGGAAAGTTCATGTAAAAAATAGGTGTAAAATATGTCTTAACACTCTTCATTGTGAAAACAACCGGTAATTATGATAGTATTAAAAAGGATTTAAAAAGAGTATACAGAAACGAGGAAAGAGAAATGAGTGTGATCACAAAAAAAAAGCCCAATAATGTTAAGTTTCTATCACGTATTTTATTAGTAATTATTGGCGGCTTCATAACAGCTTACGGTCTTGAAGCAGTATTAATTCCAAACAATGTATCTGACGGAGGAGTTACGGGGATAAGCATTGTTATTTCCGAACTAACTAATCTTCCACTAGGTATCTTAATTGCAATATTAAATTTGCCTTTTGTATTTCTTGGTTATAAACAAATCGGTAAAAGTTTTGCAATATTCTCGGTAATTGGCATAGCCTCATTAGCTGCAGGTACAGTACTAATGCATCATATTAATACAATAATTCATGGAGATACATTGCTTATTACCGTTGTCGGCGGGATTATTATCGGTTTTGGCATGGGTCTTGCACTCCGTAATGGTGGAGCACTTGATGGAATCGATATGTTAGCAGTACTTCTATCCCGAAAACTGCCTTTTGGTACGAGTGATCTTATATTATTCTTGAATGTATTTGTATTTGCAATAGTTTCCATTGTATTTGGTCTCCAAGGAGCTATCCTCTCTGGTATCGCCTACTTTATCGCCTCAAAGGTTATCCATATCGTCGAAGAAGGTTTAAGTGGATCGAAAACCTTTAAAATCATCACAAGTGAACCAGAATTGATGGTAGAGACAATCCGTGACAGACTTGGCAGAAGTGCAACATACAGTCTTGTTCAAGGAGCTTATTCCAGCGAACAATTTAAAGAAATAACTTGTGTCATTAACAGGCTGGAAGAAAGCAAAATGAAAGAAATCATCTATGAAATTGATAAAGGCGCCTTTGTTACAGTATACGATGTAGCAGAAGTTAAGGGCGGTAATTTCAAAAAGAAAGATATTCATTAATCCAATATTGGTGTGCAAGGGACATCCTTTGCACACCTTTTATTATGTATTCCACAAAACAATAACCCCACTCTAGGAGTGAGGCTCTTGGTATAACTAGTATTTGCCTAAGCCAGAGTCTGGTGTCTGGATGATAACAGGGTTTTTATCTGGGTTCAGCCATTTTAAAACAGTTGTAACATTTGATTTTGACGTGGCGGTACAGCCGGCAGTATAGCCGTATTTTCCTGCAACATGGAAGAATATCGCACTACCTTTGCCTGCAACTGGGTTTTTCGTATTGTAATTAATAACAAACCCTAAATCGTACTCAGGAATATTCATTTTTTCAGCACTATTCCAGCGTCCATTGTTTTTGGAAGCCTTTTGCCATGTGTTATATAAGGAAGAAGCTGGATCATCTACCCATACATCATCATTCGTAATTTTACGGTATGGTAATTTAGTACCTGGATTTGCACCTCTGCCAAACGCAGTACCAATCGTATATTTTCCTGTTGGCGAAGCTTGTGAGCCTTCTGACATTTTGTCAGTCATCCCCTTTTTGCCAAGCACACCTGCCATTGAATCGACTTGCTTCCACTTACCCTTTGCTTTCTCAAATGTTCTGATTGTCGCTGTTTTCGATGAAGAATTCGCTGATGTAACTAAAATCAGCTGTTGGGCATTACCAAGTGTCTTCATATTATTTACAGTATCCACAATCGATTGCTTAGAAGAACTATTAGATGAAGTCGCTTTTACATATGTACCGCTGACATAGCCTGTTTTTCCTTTAAAGTCAATTTTATACCAGCCATTAGATTCCTTCTTCTGAACTGTCAGCTTTGTTCCCTTTTTTACAGAACCAATCACTTTAGACTTTGTATTTGAACCGCTTCTTACATTCAGTGTATCTGCCGTTACTGTATATGTAGTCTTTGTCGCAGATGTAGTCGCTTTCACATATGCACCGCTGACATAGCCCGTTTTCCCTTTGAAGGTAATCTTATACCAGCCATTAGATTCCTTCTTCTGAACTGTCAGCTTTGTTCCTTTTTTAACAGAACCAATCACTTTAGACTTAGTGCTTGAACCGCTTCTCACATTCAATGTATCTGCCGTTACAGTGTATGTTACCGAACTTGCTGCTTCTGCAACAGCTGGCGTTAACATCCCCGCACCTACAACTAAACTAGAGCTAATAACTAAGCATGTAAGCAGCATACAAATATACTTCTTCACTCTGTTCACTTCCTTTCCTGATGACCTCCATATTGTAACAGGTTTTATCCGATTACTAGATTTCATCACAAAAAAATCATTGAATTGTAATCGTTGACATAATTATATTTCTAGAGGTTGCACTACCTTTCATACCCTTATCACTCTTATTTTTAATCCTGTAATAAATGATTTGTTAACAGTTCCTACTAGGGCTCGTAAATAAAAAAGAGGCGCGAATGATAAAATCCGT
This window contains:
- a CDS encoding YitT family protein, which translates into the protein MSVITKKKPNNVKFLSRILLVIIGGFITAYGLEAVLIPNNVSDGGVTGISIVISELTNLPLGILIAILNLPFVFLGYKQIGKSFAIFSVIGIASLAAGTVLMHHINTIIHGDTLLITVVGGIIIGFGMGLALRNGGALDGIDMLAVLLSRKLPFGTSDLILFLNVFVFAIVSIVFGLQGAILSGIAYFIASKVIHIVEEGLSGSKTFKIITSEPELMVETIRDRLGRSATYSLVQGAYSSEQFKEITCVINRLEESKMKEIIYEIDKGAFVTVYDVAEVKGGNFKKKDIH
- the hmpA gene encoding NO-inducible flavohemoprotein produces the protein MLNEKTIEIIKSTVPVLEVHGTAITTHFYKTLFTKHPELLNIFNHANQREGKQQTALANTVYAAALHIDKLGAIIPVVKQIAQKHRALGVLPEHYPIVGETLLNSIKEVLGDAATDEIIGAWGEAYGVIADAFIGIEKDMYQEAKEQAGGWEGFRSFVVTKKVAESDCITSFYLEPEDGKAIASFLPGQYLTVRVHPEGEEYSHIRHYSLSDAAGKSYYRISVKREEHGVVSNYLHKDVQTGSILEISAPAGEFVLDNKETPVVLISGGVGITPMISMLNTIVKEQPEREVVFIHGALNSSVHGLKAELQELAEKHANIRSYVAYSEPTQQDLEEKAYDKEGFMDLEWLQSIIPSKDADFYFCGPTVFMKMINSHLKALEVPAENIHFEFFGPASSLE
- a CDS encoding SH3 domain-containing protein, whose protein sequence is MKKYICMLLTCLVISSSLVVGAGMLTPAVAEAASSVTYTVTADTLNVRSGSSTKSKVIGSVKKGTKLTVQKKESNGWYKITFKGKTGYVSGAYVKATTSATKTTYTVTADTLNVRSGSNTKSKVIGSVKKGTKLTVQKKESNGWYKIDFKGKTGYVSGTYVKATSSNSSSKQSIVDTVNNMKTLGNAQQLILVTSANSSSKTATIRTFEKAKGKWKQVDSMAGVLGKKGMTDKMSEGSQASPTGKYTIGTAFGRGANPGTKLPYRKITNDDVWVDDPASSLYNTWQKASKNNGRWNSAEKMNIPEYDLGFVINYNTKNPVAGKGSAIFFHVAGKYGYTAGCTATSKSNVTTVLKWLNPDKNPVIIQTPDSGLGKY
- a CDS encoding CBO0543 family protein, encoding MHVAITLLTILASFKWGDWKNWREYHASMLFISTGGLLYEYIVKEDTLWKFHPDFFYGHEMVVITYALITMPISVFLFLSHFPSRWSKRIPYIVIWSVVYIIVELILYITGRISYQNGWKFEYSFIFDLVMFSVIALHQQKPGRAYLISIIIITLLIHLFKIPFKF
- a CDS encoding Rrf2 family transcriptional regulator is translated as MRLTNYTDYSLRVLVYLGLKKTGQLSTIQEIADTYNISKNHLMKIIHHLGKLGYIETIRGRNGGIKLAMNPTEINIGKVVLATEEDFHIVNCFSEGRNYCILTPSCKLKHALNEALMAFLSVLNSYTLADFLHNNDELNALIGNPFSDK